A window of the Candidatus Firestonebacteria bacterium RIFOXYD2_FULL_39_29 genome harbors these coding sequences:
- a CDS encoding acyl-CoA synthetase: MLENADKVFYPKSIALIGASTKENTLSRTIFTNLIEGGYKGILYPVNPKAESILGVKCYPSVTSIPDSVDLAIIVIPSNYIPASLEECGKKGIKGIIIISAGFKEVGGEGVVLEKQVVEIIKKYDMALIGPNCLGVINPDSKSSMNAAFGKFMPKPGNIAFITQSGALGTAILDYAKGLNIGFSKFVSMGNKAGLKEMDLLKYLKDDPVTKVIIMYVEDMSNPREFLKVASEINDDVNNMKPIVAMKSGRTAEGAKAASSHTGALAGSDEMYEALFNQCGVIRANTVEELLDVSLAFAHMPIPRGNRVCIVTNAGGPGIMTTDAAIKFGLQLAKLDPATITELRKKLPPTSNFNNPIDVIGDAQHDRYEWALEHIMKDKNVDCVIVLLTPQSVTDVEEIATSVVKCVKGTKIPVLACFMGIVDVSKGIDILKENNIPVYRFPEEAAMTMSVMYKYGQNVFAPKTEVIQFKADKAAALKVIEKAKKDGRKYLPELESLEVFNAYGFPTLKSFLCPTSEEAAKRANEIGYPVVMKIVSPDIIHKIDVKGVKVGLESELEVKGAYAEMMQNVKILKPEAKIWGVNIQQCAKRGEEVIVGAKRDDSFGPLIMFGLGGSFVEVMKDVSFSIAPVRLSMAQKMIRSVKTYKILEGVRGKPACDTDAIADCICRLSQLMMECEDIAEVDMNPIIVHAKGQGCKLADARIILK, encoded by the coding sequence ATGTTAGAAAACGCGGATAAAGTATTCTATCCGAAGTCTATTGCGCTGATCGGGGCTTCAACCAAGGAAAATACGCTGAGTCGTACTATTTTCACTAATCTCATAGAGGGCGGATATAAAGGGATCCTTTATCCTGTGAATCCAAAAGCCGAATCTATACTCGGTGTAAAATGCTATCCATCCGTAACTTCGATACCTGATAGCGTTGATCTGGCCATAATTGTTATTCCTTCCAATTATATTCCGGCTTCATTGGAAGAATGCGGAAAGAAAGGGATTAAAGGTATTATTATTATCTCGGCTGGATTTAAAGAAGTCGGAGGGGAAGGGGTGGTTCTTGAAAAACAGGTTGTGGAAATAATAAAAAAATATGATATGGCATTGATTGGACCTAATTGTCTGGGTGTTATCAATCCGGATTCAAAGTCTTCAATGAATGCGGCTTTCGGGAAGTTTATGCCCAAGCCCGGGAATATTGCCTTTATTACTCAGTCAGGCGCTTTGGGCACGGCGATACTTGATTATGCTAAAGGTTTAAATATCGGGTTTTCCAAGTTCGTCTCTATGGGCAATAAAGCAGGACTTAAAGAAATGGACCTGTTGAAATATCTTAAGGATGACCCGGTTACCAAGGTGATAATCATGTATGTTGAAGATATGTCCAACCCTAGAGAGTTTTTAAAGGTTGCCAGTGAGATCAATGACGATGTAAATAATATGAAACCTATAGTTGCGATGAAATCCGGAAGAACGGCAGAAGGTGCAAAAGCCGCCTCTTCCCATACCGGAGCGCTTGCCGGCTCAGATGAAATGTATGAAGCTTTATTTAATCAATGCGGGGTGATACGGGCAAATACCGTAGAAGAACTGCTTGACGTTTCCCTGGCTTTTGCGCACATGCCCATACCCAGAGGAAATAGAGTATGTATTGTGACTAATGCGGGTGGTCCCGGAATCATGACGACCGATGCAGCAATTAAATTTGGATTGCAACTTGCCAAACTGGATCCTGCAACTATTACCGAACTGAGAAAAAAACTTCCGCCGACTTCAAATTTTAATAATCCGATTGATGTTATAGGGGATGCCCAGCATGACCGGTATGAATGGGCGCTTGAGCATATAATGAAAGACAAAAATGTGGACTGTGTAATTGTACTTCTAACACCTCAGTCTGTAACTGATGTTGAAGAGATTGCGACGTCGGTAGTAAAGTGTGTCAAAGGTACCAAGATACCCGTTCTGGCTTGCTTTATGGGTATAGTAGATGTTTCAAAGGGTATTGATATATTAAAAGAAAACAATATCCCTGTTTACAGATTCCCGGAAGAAGCTGCAATGACGATGTCTGTTATGTATAAATATGGTCAGAATGTTTTTGCTCCAAAGACAGAGGTCATTCAGTTTAAGGCTGACAAAGCGGCGGCGCTTAAAGTAATTGAGAAAGCAAAAAAAGACGGAAGGAAATATCTTCCTGAACTTGAATCTTTGGAAGTTTTTAATGCGTATGGGTTTCCCACGCTTAAATCCTTTCTCTGCCCTACCTCTGAAGAGGCGGCAAAACGCGCAAATGAAATAGGTTATCCGGTTGTGATGAAGATCGTGTCTCCGGATATTATTCATAAAATAGATGTAAAAGGTGTAAAAGTCGGTTTGGAGTCTGAACTCGAAGTAAAGGGCGCATATGCTGAGATGATGCAGAATGTAAAAATTCTTAAACCTGAAGCAAAGATCTGGGGTGTAAATATACAGCAGTGCGCGAAACGCGGAGAGGAAGTAATAGTCGGAGCCAAAAGAGATGATTCCTTTGGCCCTCTTATTATGTTCGGGTTGGGCGGTTCTTTTGTCGAAGTTATGAAAGATGTGAGCTTCTCTATTGCACCTGTCAGGCTTTCAATGGCACAGAAGATGATAAGATCGGTAAAAACCTATAAAATTCTGGAAGGTGTAAGAGGTAAACCGGCCTGTGATACGGATGCCATAGCTGATTGCATCTGCCGTCTTTCCCAGTTGATGATGGAATGTGAAGATATAGCAGAGGTGGATATGAATCCGATCATTGTACATGCAAAAGGACAGGGTTGTAAGCTCGCAGATGCAAGGATAATACTTAAGTAA